TGGCGCTGCAGCGCCTCGGTATCCAGGCCGGCGCCGTCGTCGCTGACCACCAGCAGCGCCTCGTCCTGGCCGTGGTGCAGGCTCAGGGCGACCCGGCCGACCTCGGGCTTGCCGGCGGCGGCGCGTGCCTCGGGGGGCTCGATGCCGTGGCGCACGGCATTGCGCAGCAGGTGCTCCAGTGCCGGTCCGAGGGCCACCAGGTGACCCTCGGGCAAAGTGCACGACGCCCCCTCGACCATCAGCTCGACGCGGCGCCCGCACTCGCCGGCAGTGGCGTGCACCAGGCGATCGAAGGCGTCGACATGCGGCTCTAGGGTCGCCCTTGCCGGCGCCGGGTCAGGCTCCGGGCTCGAGCCATAGGGCCGGTCGGCGCCCGGGGCCGGATCGTAATCCGGCTGCGGTGCTTGTGGCGCCGCGGGGTCCAACCCCGGCTCGGCCGCTGCCTCGCCGGCAGGACCGGTGGAGGCGTCACCGCCCGCGTCCTTGGCGGGTTCGGCCAACTCAGTGGCCAGCGCATCGCCGAGGACCTCCGCGCCGGTACCGCTCTGCAGGCCCCAGGCGTCGGCGGTACTGGCCTGTGCGCCGCCGTCTTCGCCGGCCCAAAGCTCGCTGTAGTCGTAAGCCTGCGCTCCAGCGCTCGCCTCCGCGCCACCGCCTAGGACCTCGCGGCGCAGCACGCCGACGCTGTCGGCCAGCTGCTCAAGGCCGTGGCGCAGGCGCTGCCCGGTCTCAGCCGTGGCGCCGTCGGCCAGGGCGGTGGCCACCTCGCCCTCCAGCTCGTGGCAGCGGCTGAAGAACTCGGTGAGCCCGGCGAAGCGCGCCCCGCCCTTGAGGGTGTGCAGGATGCGCTGGATGGCCAGCCCGGCCTCCGGGTCGCCGGCGCGCCAGCGCTGCAGGGCGGCGCCGATCTGTGACAGCGCCGGCCCCACCTCGGCGTAAAACAGCGCCTGCAGATCGACGTCGCTGCGCACCAGTGCCCGCGCGGCCGACCCCGCCTCGTCCTCGACGGGCGCCGGCATGGCCAGGGTGGCCCCGGGCAGACGCCGGGCGGCGGCCTGGACCTGCGCGACCCGGCCGCTGCCCGGAGCCTCGGTCAGCGGCTGAAGCAACGCCTCGGCCATGCTCGGCTCTGGCAGCCCACCATCGGCGCCCTGCTCGACCAAACGACGCAGCTCGCGGTCGTAAGCGGCGATAGCCCGCTTCTGCACCGGGTCCAGGGTGTCGCCCTGGTCGAGCAGATCGAGCACGGCCAGCGCGCTCCAGCAGACACTGCCGGCGGCGCTGTCGCCCAGGGTGGCCTCCAGCGGCTCAAGGACACCACGCAGCTGCCCCAGCGCCTGGCGCTCATCACCGCGGATCAGCTCCAGGAGCCCGCGCTGGTAGGCCAGGCGACTGGTGCGGGCGGCCTCCCCGCCGGCCCCGCCCGAGGCCTCGGGTGCGCCCGGATCGAGGCACTGGCGCAACAGCGCCAGGCTGTCGTAGCGCGGCCCGCCGCGGGCGCGGCGCAGGCCGTCGATGAGGCTGGCCAGTTCCGCAACCGGATCTTCGGCGCGGACGGCGATGCGTTCGATGGCCCGCGGCAGCCGCAGGACGGCGTCCATCAGCGCGGCGCGCAGCGGTTGGGCCTCCACCGCGGCCGTCTCCGGCGCCTGGTAGGCCCGCTCAAGATCGCCGGCGGCGGCACGCAGCTCGGCGCTGAGGTGTTCAAGCTCGCGCACGCCGACGAACAAAAATCCGCCATGCAGGCGCTGGAGCTCACCGTGGAGCGCGGTCAGCGCGCCGGGCTCGTCGCCGACTTCCTGCAGACGCACGGCCGCGGCGCTGACGCTGTCGCGCAGCTCGGGCAGCAGCCGGGTCAGCTCGCGCCGGGGGTCGACGCCGAGGGCCTTGGTTCGTCGCTCATCCATGGGTTGGTTACAATGCCACAAACCACTCAGCTGCCGTGAATCTGCCCATGAGCGCTCGACTCGGCGTCGTGATGGACCCCATCGCCGCCATCCACCCCCGCAAGGACTCCACCCTCGCCCTGATGCTCGAGGCCCAGCGCCGCGGCTACGAGCTCTGGTACTTCCTGGCCACGGACCTCTACGCCGACGGCGGAGCCGCCTGCGGGCGCGGCCGGCCGGCAAAGGTCCGCGACGACGAGCGGGACTGGTACACGCTGGGCGAACCGCGGCCGATGCCCCTGGCCGAACTCGACACCATCCTCATGCGCGAGGATCCGCCGGTGGATGCCGGCTATATCAGCGCCACGCAGCTGCTGTCACTGGCCGAGGCGCAGGGGGTGCGGGTGGTGAATCGACCGGCGGCGCTGCGCGATGCCAACGAGAAGCTCTTCGCCCTGCACTGGCCCCACCTGTGCCCGGCCACCCGTGTGGCCGCCGACCCGACGCAGCTGCGTGCGTTCATCGCCGAGCAGGGCAAAGCGGTGCTCAAACCGCTGGATGCCATGGGGGGGGCCTCGATCTTCGTCCTCGAGGCGGGCGATCCGAACACCAGCGTGGTCCTGGAGACCCTCACCGACGGCGGCCGGCGCTACGCCCTGGCCCAGGAGTACCTGCCCCGCATCGAGGAGGGCGATAAACGGGTACTGGTCTTTGGCGGCGAGCCCTTCCCCCATGCCCTGGCGCGGATCCCGGCGCGGGGCGAGACGCGGGGCAACCTGGCCGCCGGCGGCCGCGGCGAGGCAGCACCGGTCACCGAGCGCGAGCGCGCCGTCTGCGCCGAGCTGGCCCCCACCCTGCGCGAACGCGGCCTGGAACTGGTGGGGCTGGACTTCATCGGCGAGCGGCTGACCGAGATCAACGTCACCAGCCCCACCTGCTTTCGCGAGATCGACGCCCTGTGCGGCGTCAACACCGCCGGCGCCTTCTTC
Above is a window of Halorhodospira halophila DNA encoding:
- the gshB gene encoding glutathione synthase, with protein sequence MSARLGVVMDPIAAIHPRKDSTLALMLEAQRRGYELWYFLATDLYADGGAACGRGRPAKVRDDERDWYTLGEPRPMPLAELDTILMREDPPVDAGYISATQLLSLAEAQGVRVVNRPAALRDANEKLFALHWPHLCPATRVAADPTQLRAFIAEQGKAVLKPLDAMGGASIFVLEAGDPNTSVVLETLTDGGRRYALAQEYLPRIEEGDKRVLVFGGEPFPHALARIPARGETRGNLAAGGRGEAAPVTERERAVCAELAPTLRERGLELVGLDFIGERLTEINVTSPTCFREIDALCGVNTAGAFFDHLEGSA
- a CDS encoding ATP-binding protein, encoding MDERRTKALGVDPRRELTRLLPELRDSVSAAAVRLQEVGDEPGALTALHGELQRLHGGFLFVGVRELEHLSAELRAAAGDLERAYQAPETAAVEAQPLRAALMDAVLRLPRAIERIAVRAEDPVAELASLIDGLRRARGGPRYDSLALLRQCLDPGAPEASGGAGGEAARTSRLAYQRGLLELIRGDERQALGQLRGVLEPLEATLGDSAAGSVCWSALAVLDLLDQGDTLDPVQKRAIAAYDRELRRLVEQGADGGLPEPSMAEALLQPLTEAPGSGRVAQVQAAARRLPGATLAMPAPVEDEAGSAARALVRSDVDLQALFYAEVGPALSQIGAALQRWRAGDPEAGLAIQRILHTLKGGARFAGLTEFFSRCHELEGEVATALADGATAETGQRLRHGLEQLADSVGVLRREVLGGGAEASAGAQAYDYSELWAGEDGGAQASTADAWGLQSGTGAEVLGDALATELAEPAKDAGGDASTGPAGEAAAEPGLDPAAPQAPQPDYDPAPGADRPYGSSPEPDPAPARATLEPHVDAFDRLVHATAGECGRRVELMVEGASCTLPEGHLVALGPALEHLLRNAVRHGIEPPEARAAAGKPEVGRVALSLHHGQDEALLVVSDDGAGLDTEALQRQVSDYDPNEPTAALSDDEALSLICLPGVSTLDPEGEPGAGMGMDEVAGVVHELGGTLEMQSAPGAGTRFTLRLPMPGASAPEQPAGEASARPRVLVLDDSRTMRRITGHRLARQGFDPEGAAGLEEAHRAVAAGTPRALLVDLEMEMLQHEEGLGVLQRLVAEAGIDAGTLVAVSTRAVDQERLAAAGLGAARVLLKPYDEGQLADALAQACAASAGVG